In Ptychodera flava strain L36383 unplaced genomic scaffold, AS_Pfla_20210202 Scaffold_31__1_contigs__length_3010019_pilon, whole genome shotgun sequence, the following are encoded in one genomic region:
- the LOC139127362 gene encoding galanin receptor 2a-like: MGSLNVTNGTLDQFSIILVLPPCEIFEITVGSVGVVGNSFVIMVMLGVKWLRRQNNNKFVVSLAFADLIASVFIILRSLQEILHFDSNLTWEVYCRVVHDTVLWVNFTASVFNLVALTLERYFAIVHPLKYFKLATPRRTAVVIATTWLLSIIPQLFTITIDTYDEESESCVYQWPPSPWIRVFVGVLIVLSTYIIPLIIMTWSYRKILRSLALSEKRTRTSHFSREFRTVVAKRKMAKMFIAICLAFAICWGPNQCLFLAANCGYSLDYDGSAYKFSRGLVAVNSCINPFIYSCANKKFRAGVKVLLRCVNKVGNSWSSEPNDVECVVQRRATWPKTSYRF, translated from the coding sequence ATGGGTAGCTTAAACGTAACAAATGGAACCCTGGACCAATTTTCTATCATCTTGGTCTTGCCGCCATGTGAAATTTTCGAGATCACTGTCGGTAGCGTCGGCGTGGTGGGTAACTCGTTCGTCATCATGGTGATGCTGGGTGTGAAATGGCTTCGCCGacagaacaacaacaaatttgtgGTGAGTCTAGCCTTTGCTGACCTCATTGCCAGTGTCTTCATTATCCTCCGCAGCTTGCAGGAAATTCTCCATTTTGACTCCAATCTGACCTGGGAGGTGTACTGCCGAGTGGTCCACGATACAGTACTCTGGGTGAACTTCACCGCATCGGTCTTTAACCTGGTTGCTCTGACCTTGGAGAGATACTTTGCTATTGTCCATCCCTTGAAGTACTTTAAACTGGCAACCCCAAGGAGGACAGCTGTTGTCATAGCGACGACATGGTTATTGTCTATTATTCCACAGTTGTTCACTATCACCATAGATACCTACGACGAGGAGAGTGAAAGCTGTGTGTATCAATGGCCACCATCTCCATGGATACGCGTCTTTGTTGGTGTGCTTATCGTCTTATCTACTTATATAATACCTCTCATAATAATGACATGGTCCTACAGGAAAATTCTCCGCTCCCTGGCGCTCAGCGAGAAGCGTACACGAACGTCGCACTTCTCGCGAGAGTTCAGGACTGTCGTAGCCAAAAGGAAAATGGCGAAAATGTTCATAGCGATTTGTCTAGCGTTCGCTATCTGCTGGGGGCCAAACCAGTGTTTATTTCTGGCTGCCAACTGCGGCTACAGCCTGGACTATGACGGCAGCGCGTACAAGTTCTCCCGGGGACTGGTCGCCGTAAACTCGTGCATAAATCCCTTCATTTATTCTTGCGCCAACAAGAAATTTCGCGCTGGCGTGAAAGTTTTACTTCGCTGTGTCAACAAGGTTGGCAACTCTTGGTCGTCAGAACCTAACGACGTGGAATGTGTAGTGCAGAGGAGAGCAACATGGCCGAAAACATCGTACAGATTTTGA